A genomic window from Verrucomicrobiota bacterium includes:
- a CDS encoding HAD-IIIA family hydrolase has translation MKAAIFFERDGVLNLTRTQGNTQVIPTTMEQFQINPEAVTALGELKQAGFLLIATTNQPGISRGCLSRRELDWMHAALRRKLPLDDIFVCSHDDGDRCTCRKPGSGLFIEAAFKWHLDLERSFVVSDKWQDAHAARQVGATSLLLKSPWNGRGHYDFMAESLGDIVQKIHQLSSASCLLMHQV, from the coding sequence ATGAAAGCCGCAATATTTTTCGAACGTGATGGAGTGTTGAATCTTACACGGACCCAGGGAAACACCCAGGTGATTCCGACGACCATGGAGCAGTTTCAAATCAATCCCGAGGCCGTCACGGCTTTGGGGGAGCTCAAGCAGGCAGGATTCCTGTTGATAGCCACCACGAATCAGCCCGGCATCTCGCGGGGATGTTTATCCCGGCGCGAATTGGATTGGATGCACGCGGCCCTGAGGCGAAAGCTGCCGTTGGACGATATTTTTGTTTGTTCGCACGACGATGGCGACCGTTGCACGTGCCGCAAGCCCGGTTCGGGATTGTTTATCGAAGCCGCGTTCAAATGGCATCTCGATTTGGAGCGATCCTTTGTGGTCAGCGACAAGTGGCAGGATGCCCACGCTGCCCGTCAGGTGGGGGCGACCTCGTTGCTTTTGAAATCCCCATGGAACGGACGGGGTCACTACGATTTCATGGCCGAATCGCTGGGTGACATCGTGCAGAAGATTCACCAACTGAGCTCGGCGTCCTGCTTGTTGATGCATCAAGTTTGA
- a CDS encoding sigma-70 family RNA polymerase sigma factor: MTPVQIWNPNNAGLFFPATHWTQIAVINSDAHPQSRHALEELCRIYLPAIEAFLRWMKEVPGDPAELANEFLADFLHQDSLRRVDPAKGKFRNYLSGALRNFLRNKWKERKRERLLVALEDNEDYPQPEDAAVSAFDRKVAEILVGRSIENVKSRFEGSRIEAQIPILLPYLTAHPPAETMKDLAARLGISADLIYQNFKRIRTELNVQLRREVKRHLGPEDDPEEELQALLMAYSRE, translated from the coding sequence ATGACACCGGTTCAGATTTGGAACCCCAACAACGCCGGGCTTTTTTTTCCGGCCACGCATTGGACTCAGATTGCGGTCATCAACAGTGATGCGCATCCGCAGTCCCGCCATGCCTTGGAGGAGTTGTGCCGGATCTATTTGCCGGCCATTGAGGCCTTCCTGCGATGGATGAAGGAAGTCCCGGGTGACCCCGCGGAATTGGCCAATGAATTTCTGGCGGATTTTTTGCATCAGGATTCATTGCGCCGCGTGGACCCGGCGAAGGGAAAATTTCGGAATTATCTTTCCGGCGCCTTGCGGAATTTTTTGAGAAACAAATGGAAGGAACGGAAGCGGGAACGGCTTTTGGTCGCATTGGAGGACAATGAGGATTACCCGCAACCGGAAGACGCCGCCGTGAGCGCGTTCGACCGCAAAGTGGCGGAAATCCTGGTCGGCAGGTCGATCGAGAACGTAAAATCGCGTTTCGAAGGCAGCCGGATTGAAGCGCAGATCCCGATCCTGCTGCCTTACCTGACCGCTCATCCACCCGCGGAGACGATGAAAGACCTCGCGGCCCGCCTGGGGATCAGCGCGGATTTGATTTATCAGAATTTCAAGCGGATCCGCACGGAATTGAATGTGCAGTTGCGGCGGGAGGTGAAACGGCACCTCGGCCCCGAGGACGATCCCGAGGAGGAGTTGCAGGCCCTTCTGATGGCGTATTCGCGAGAATAG
- a CDS encoding cyclic nucleotide-binding domain-containing protein, giving the protein MASGTVPVADSFSLAPTRLVCQAPRRMESTESFKVWACDNMVYGPIDLDTLKSWVQDERVLPSTWIHVQSADDWCPAKRIAALEPHFAHSQAPEGSSEPPSAAHDARPDELRSFPLFSSLSNDQLEQFLRFCQVVRCSDQEVFIRRGDPADGVYFVLEGTVRARLMIGMDDKTLAEIPSGESFGEMAMFTQSARSADIVGQGQARLLRLSAEAFHLMTRELPAIACPILVGMAKALSSRIAEDNVRLRRDVASSFLWR; this is encoded by the coding sequence ATGGCCTCGGGAACTGTCCCCGTGGCGGACTCCTTTAGCCTCGCTCCAACGCGCTTGGTGTGCCAGGCTCCCCGGCGCATGGAATCCACCGAATCGTTCAAGGTTTGGGCTTGTGACAACATGGTTTATGGCCCCATCGACCTCGACACCTTGAAATCCTGGGTGCAGGACGAACGTGTTCTCCCTTCCACCTGGATCCATGTTCAATCCGCGGACGACTGGTGCCCGGCCAAGCGCATCGCGGCGCTGGAGCCTCACTTCGCCCACTCGCAAGCGCCCGAGGGATCCTCCGAGCCTCCTTCCGCCGCCCACGACGCCCGCCCGGATGAACTCCGTTCTTTTCCCCTGTTCTCCAGCCTTTCGAACGATCAACTCGAACAGTTCCTGCGCTTTTGCCAGGTTGTGCGCTGTTCGGACCAGGAAGTATTCATTCGCCGGGGCGATCCCGCCGACGGCGTGTATTTCGTCCTCGAAGGCACGGTCCGCGCCAGGCTGATGATTGGCATGGACGACAAAACCCTGGCGGAAATCCCGAGCGGCGAGTCCTTCGGAGAAATGGCCATGTTCACCCAAAGCGCAAGATCCGCGGACATCGTAGGTCAGGGTCAGGCCCGCCTCTTGAGGCTGAGCGCCGAGGCGTTTCATCTGATGACCCGTGAACTCCCCGCCATCGCCTGTCCCATTCTCGTCGGCATGGCCAAAGCGCTCTCCTCTCGAATCGCGGAAGATAATGTCCGCCTCCGACGCGACGTCGCGTCCTCCTTCCTCTGGCGATAA
- a CDS encoding N-acetylmuramoyl-L-alanine amidase encodes MMFYIPWEAGWDSPALPTTSGYTEFQAPSLRRLEKPWGRIHREGVTRRELCRLLPALCLWGARDLFAASGSGAGKVFPTGPERIELGSWASARSMRLNWQRSAERFEVLGQGTRGNFSGEIDSRKITIRGVVCYLSYPIALMDERLWIATGDLAKVMMPLLFPAGRGARGPGSSLATVCVDPGHGGKDPGNRHFGLLEKELTLKLALTLKPLLEKSRFRVVLTRKSDRYLEPEIRPVLARKAGADILVSLHFNAVPRIGAEVRGVETYALTPAGHPSTNERVASTRTGYSGNRHDAANVRLAFELQRGLVRTLGAEDRGVKRQRFAVLREAPVPAVLVEGGFLSDYRESRLISQPAYLLRMAEAIRDGLLAFVG; translated from the coding sequence ATGATGTTTTACATCCCGTGGGAGGCGGGCTGGGACAGTCCCGCCCTACCAACAACATCGGGGTACACGGAGTTTCAGGCTCCAAGCCTGCGGCGGCTTGAAAAGCCCTGGGGACGGATTCATCGTGAGGGCGTGACCCGCCGAGAACTATGCCGGTTGTTACCGGCCCTTTGTTTATGGGGAGCCCGGGATCTTTTTGCCGCGTCCGGCAGCGGGGCTGGAAAAGTTTTCCCCACAGGTCCGGAACGCATCGAGCTCGGATCCTGGGCCAGCGCGCGGAGCATGCGGTTGAACTGGCAGCGCTCGGCAGAGCGTTTCGAGGTCTTGGGACAGGGAACCCGCGGGAACTTTTCGGGCGAGATCGATTCCAGGAAGATCACCATTCGAGGCGTGGTGTGTTACTTGTCTTATCCCATTGCCCTCATGGACGAACGGTTGTGGATTGCGACAGGGGATCTGGCCAAGGTAATGATGCCTTTGCTGTTTCCCGCCGGACGGGGCGCCCGTGGTCCGGGAAGTTCCTTGGCCACCGTCTGTGTGGACCCGGGGCACGGCGGCAAGGATCCCGGGAACCGTCATTTCGGACTGCTCGAAAAAGAGCTCACACTCAAACTCGCGCTGACCCTCAAACCTTTGCTTGAGAAGAGCCGGTTCCGTGTCGTGCTCACGCGAAAATCGGACCGCTATCTGGAGCCTGAGATCCGTCCGGTGCTGGCGCGCAAAGCGGGAGCGGATATTTTGGTTTCGCTCCATTTCAATGCCGTGCCTCGGATCGGAGCTGAAGTGCGAGGAGTGGAAACTTACGCCCTGACTCCGGCGGGCCATCCGTCCACCAACGAACGCGTGGCTTCGACGCGAACGGGGTATTCCGGCAACCGGCACGATGCTGCAAACGTGCGGTTGGCGTTTGAGTTGCAGCGCGGATTGGTCCGGACCTTAGGGGCGGAAGATCGGGGGGTGAAGCGGCAGCGATTCGCGGTGTTGCGCGAGGCGCCGGTGCCGGCGGTCCTGGTCGAGGGCGGCTTCCTGAGTGATTACCGGGAGTCGCGTCTGATCTCGCAACCGGCGTACTTGCTGAGAATGGCGGAGGCTATTCGGGACGGCTTGCTGGCTTTTGTTGGCTAA